In Eriocheir sinensis breed Jianghai 21 chromosome 17, ASM2467909v1, whole genome shotgun sequence, one genomic interval encodes:
- the LOC127000014 gene encoding L-threonine ammonia-lyase-like isoform X2 encodes MVSEERPSAQELAELVPKAANRLRPYILRTPLLFSPPLSKETSAHVYLKLENEQVSGSVKARGAFNRAVLMAAEGVKTVYVASSGNLALAAAIAFSTLGLKGKVVIPTNTDEDKKRRLKEESILLVEHGTDFVHAETFAIKQAQEAQEGYLSPTSDYQVMAGQGTTALEILEDLPQVDAVFVTVGGGALISGMAAYIKTHRPSCKVVGCSPFNSRVMHNLVHEGHTFNLEMQDTLSDATAGGVIKDAVTVPMCQEFVDQWVLVDEEQIAEAICYCLKEHKKVIEGAAGVALAAFRKVSAAYVGKNVAVVICGANISMANVHILVNNNDKTKYINEQKS; translated from the exons ATGGTTTCGGAGGAAAGACCATCAGCCCAAGAGCTGGCGGAGCTGGTGCCTAAAGCTGCCAACAGGCTGCGTCCCTACATTCTGAGGACGCCCCTTCTCTTCTCGCCACCACTTTCGAAGGAAACGTCTGCTCATGTCTACCTTAAGTTGG AGAATGAACAGGTGAGTGGATCCGTGAAGGCGCGAGGAGCATTCAACAGAGCGGTGCTGATGGCGGCTGAGGGCGTGAAGACTGTGTACGTGGCCTCCAGCGGGAACTTGGCCCTGGCTGCG GCTATAGCCTTCTCAACCCTGGGACTGAAAGGAAAAGTTGTGATCCCAACAAATACTgatgaagacaagaaaaggagattaaag GAGGAAAGCATTCTGTTGGTGGAACATGGCACTGACTTTGTGCATGCTGAGACCTTTGCAATCAAGCAAGCACAGGAGGCACAGGAGGGTTACCTGTCCCCCACCAGCGACTACCAGGTGATGGCTGGACAG GGGACAACTGCTCTGGAAATCCTGGAAGACCTGCCCCAAGTAGATGCAGTCTTTGTAACTGTAGGTGGTGGTGCTTTAATATCAGGAATGGCTGCCTATATCAAAACCCATCGCCCATCATGCAAG GTGGTGGGCTGTTCGCCCTTCAACTCTAGGGTGATGCATAATTTGGTCCATGAAGGGCACACTTTTAATCTGGAGATGCAAGACACACTGTCTGATGCCACTGCTG GAGGAGTCATAAAGGATGCAGTGACTGTGCCAATGTGTCAAGAATTTGTAGACCAGTGGGTGCTGGTAGACGAGGAACAGATAGCCGAGGCAATCTGTTACTGCCTCAAAGAACATAAAAAG GTGATTGAGGGCGCAGCTGGGGTGGCACTGGCAGCATTCAGAAAGGTCTCAGCGGCCTATGTGGGAAAGAATGTGGCAGTGGTCATCTGTGGTGCAAACATCAGCATGGCCAATGTACATATACTTgtcaacaataatgataagactAAATATATCAATGAACAAAAATCTTAG
- the LOC127000014 gene encoding L-threonine ammonia-lyase-like isoform X1, translating to MSAYCSMVSEERPSAQELAELVPKAANRLRPYILRTPLLFSPPLSKETSAHVYLKLENEQVSGSVKARGAFNRAVLMAAEGVKTVYVASSGNLALAAAIAFSTLGLKGKVVIPTNTDEDKKRRLKEESILLVEHGTDFVHAETFAIKQAQEAQEGYLSPTSDYQVMAGQGTTALEILEDLPQVDAVFVTVGGGALISGMAAYIKTHRPSCKVVGCSPFNSRVMHNLVHEGHTFNLEMQDTLSDATAGGVIKDAVTVPMCQEFVDQWVLVDEEQIAEAICYCLKEHKKVIEGAAGVALAAFRKVSAAYVGKNVAVVICGANISMANVHILVNNNDKTKYINEQKS from the exons atgtctgcgt ATTGCAGCATGGTTTCGGAGGAAAGACCATCAGCCCAAGAGCTGGCGGAGCTGGTGCCTAAAGCTGCCAACAGGCTGCGTCCCTACATTCTGAGGACGCCCCTTCTCTTCTCGCCACCACTTTCGAAGGAAACGTCTGCTCATGTCTACCTTAAGTTGG AGAATGAACAGGTGAGTGGATCCGTGAAGGCGCGAGGAGCATTCAACAGAGCGGTGCTGATGGCGGCTGAGGGCGTGAAGACTGTGTACGTGGCCTCCAGCGGGAACTTGGCCCTGGCTGCG GCTATAGCCTTCTCAACCCTGGGACTGAAAGGAAAAGTTGTGATCCCAACAAATACTgatgaagacaagaaaaggagattaaag GAGGAAAGCATTCTGTTGGTGGAACATGGCACTGACTTTGTGCATGCTGAGACCTTTGCAATCAAGCAAGCACAGGAGGCACAGGAGGGTTACCTGTCCCCCACCAGCGACTACCAGGTGATGGCTGGACAG GGGACAACTGCTCTGGAAATCCTGGAAGACCTGCCCCAAGTAGATGCAGTCTTTGTAACTGTAGGTGGTGGTGCTTTAATATCAGGAATGGCTGCCTATATCAAAACCCATCGCCCATCATGCAAG GTGGTGGGCTGTTCGCCCTTCAACTCTAGGGTGATGCATAATTTGGTCCATGAAGGGCACACTTTTAATCTGGAGATGCAAGACACACTGTCTGATGCCACTGCTG GAGGAGTCATAAAGGATGCAGTGACTGTGCCAATGTGTCAAGAATTTGTAGACCAGTGGGTGCTGGTAGACGAGGAACAGATAGCCGAGGCAATCTGTTACTGCCTCAAAGAACATAAAAAG GTGATTGAGGGCGCAGCTGGGGTGGCACTGGCAGCATTCAGAAAGGTCTCAGCGGCCTATGTGGGAAAGAATGTGGCAGTGGTCATCTGTGGTGCAAACATCAGCATGGCCAATGTACATATACTTgtcaacaataatgataagactAAATATATCAATGAACAAAAATCTTAG
- the LOC127000014 gene encoding uncharacterized protein LOC127000014 isoform X3 — protein MSTLSWVSGSVKARGAFNRAVLMAAEGVKTVYVASSGNLALAAAIAFSTLGLKGKVVIPTNTDEDKKRRLKEESILLVEHGTDFVHAETFAIKQAQEAQEGYLSPTSDYQVMAGQGTTALEILEDLPQVDAVFVTVGGGALISGMAAYIKTHRPSCKVVGCSPFNSRVMHNLVHEGHTFNLEMQDTLSDATAGGVIKDAVTVPMCQEFVDQWVLVDEEQIAEAICYCLKEHKKVIEGAAGVALAAFRKVSAAYVGKNVAVVICGANISMANVHILVNNNDKTKYINEQKS, from the exons ATGTCTACCTTAAGTTGG GTGAGTGGATCCGTGAAGGCGCGAGGAGCATTCAACAGAGCGGTGCTGATGGCGGCTGAGGGCGTGAAGACTGTGTACGTGGCCTCCAGCGGGAACTTGGCCCTGGCTGCG GCTATAGCCTTCTCAACCCTGGGACTGAAAGGAAAAGTTGTGATCCCAACAAATACTgatgaagacaagaaaaggagattaaag GAGGAAAGCATTCTGTTGGTGGAACATGGCACTGACTTTGTGCATGCTGAGACCTTTGCAATCAAGCAAGCACAGGAGGCACAGGAGGGTTACCTGTCCCCCACCAGCGACTACCAGGTGATGGCTGGACAG GGGACAACTGCTCTGGAAATCCTGGAAGACCTGCCCCAAGTAGATGCAGTCTTTGTAACTGTAGGTGGTGGTGCTTTAATATCAGGAATGGCTGCCTATATCAAAACCCATCGCCCATCATGCAAG GTGGTGGGCTGTTCGCCCTTCAACTCTAGGGTGATGCATAATTTGGTCCATGAAGGGCACACTTTTAATCTGGAGATGCAAGACACACTGTCTGATGCCACTGCTG GAGGAGTCATAAAGGATGCAGTGACTGTGCCAATGTGTCAAGAATTTGTAGACCAGTGGGTGCTGGTAGACGAGGAACAGATAGCCGAGGCAATCTGTTACTGCCTCAAAGAACATAAAAAG GTGATTGAGGGCGCAGCTGGGGTGGCACTGGCAGCATTCAGAAAGGTCTCAGCGGCCTATGTGGGAAAGAATGTGGCAGTGGTCATCTGTGGTGCAAACATCAGCATGGCCAATGTACATATACTTgtcaacaataatgataagactAAATATATCAATGAACAAAAATCTTAG